The following coding sequences lie in one Vibrio algicola genomic window:
- a CDS encoding LysR substrate-binding domain-containing protein: MDFSAQFFIISIGKAKEAIAVFVIIRANHWRLWHSINVISSALWEGFINILNEFKLRYPSYTFDFIEISPNSQPEAIKNNKIDIGICRFADIQNTYPLSTSLLVAENMCLAVSDTHPMSTRKLVNLKELKDEAFVVLNREKSKSTEFILKHCMQADFHANIVYEVIEPQTQLAFVASNQAVAVVPESYANIKWAHIKFIKIAESIPASLCIIYDEQNEQETVDKILEVARGC; this comes from the coding sequence GTGGATTTCAGCGCGCAATTTTTTATCATAAGCATTGGCAAGGCTAAAGAAGCGATCGCCGTATTTGTCATCATTAGGGCCAACCATTGGCGACTCTGGCATAGTATTAATGTGATCAGTTCAGCTCTCTGGGAAGGCTTTATCAATATTCTGAATGAATTCAAGTTAAGGTACCCGAGCTATACTTTTGACTTTATTGAAATATCGCCGAATTCGCAGCCTGAAGCGATAAAAAATAATAAAATTGATATCGGTATTTGCCGTTTTGCGGACATTCAAAATACTTACCCGCTGTCTACGTCATTGCTGGTCGCGGAGAATATGTGCCTTGCGGTTTCTGATACGCATCCGATGAGTACCAGGAAATTAGTTAACTTAAAAGAGCTTAAAGATGAAGCGTTTGTGGTTTTAAATCGAGAAAAATCCAAATCGACAGAGTTTATTTTAAAGCATTGTATGCAAGCTGATTTTCACGCAAATATCGTATATGAAGTGATTGAACCTCAAACACAGTTAGCTTTTGTTGCCTCTAATCAAGCCGTGGCGGTCGTACCTGAAAGTTATGCCAATATAAAATGGGCACATATTAAATTTATCAAAATTGCCGAATCTATTCCTGCCAGTTTATGCATTATTTATGATGAGCAAAACGAGCAGGAGACTGTTGATAAAATCCTAGAAGTTGCTAGGGGCTGTTGA
- a CDS encoding phosphatase yields the protein MNIVIDTHTHTLASGHAYSTILENALSAKKKGLKLFCTTDHAPEMPGAPHYWFFNNQRILPRFLHDVGILRGVEANTLNINGDIDLPSTSDQHLDWVIASFHEPVFPPSNKDEHTQALINVIKSGRIDVLGHLGNPNYPFDIEKVLQCAKQYNVAVEVNNTSLTGKSRKGSDVRCSQIVEIGKKIGVYFTTGSDAHFCEEIARLDLAVNLLQLHKVEESKIITTSTQRFLKFLLLRGKPVIEQFKHLY from the coding sequence ATGAATATTGTTATCGATACTCATACCCACACACTTGCAAGTGGTCATGCCTACAGTACGATTCTAGAGAATGCGCTTTCAGCGAAAAAGAAAGGTTTGAAATTATTCTGCACTACCGATCATGCCCCTGAAATGCCAGGTGCTCCCCATTATTGGTTTTTTAATAATCAGCGCATCTTGCCTCGATTTTTGCATGACGTAGGTATATTACGCGGTGTGGAAGCGAATACATTAAATATCAACGGTGATATTGATTTACCGAGTACGTCCGATCAGCATTTAGATTGGGTTATTGCGAGTTTTCACGAACCTGTTTTTCCGCCATCTAATAAAGACGAGCATACTCAAGCGCTCATTAATGTCATAAAGAGTGGCAGAATAGATGTTCTTGGTCATTTAGGTAATCCTAATTATCCATTTGATATTGAAAAGGTCTTACAGTGCGCCAAACAATACAATGTTGCGGTTGAGGTGAATAATACCTCACTAACAGGAAAAAGCCGTAAGGGCAGTGACGTACGTTGTAGTCAAATTGTCGAAATAGGTAAAAAAATTGGCGTGTATTTTACTACGGGTTCTGATGCGCATTTTTGTGAAGAGATTGCTCGTTTAGATTTAGCGGTTAATCTATTGCAACTGCATAAGGTGGAGGAAAGTAAAATTATAACAACATCAACACAACGGTTTTTAAAATTCTTACTTCTCCGAGGTAAGCCTGTTATTGAGCAATTCAAACACCTCTATTAA
- a CDS encoding nucleoside/nucleotide kinase family protein — protein sequence MKVNLNVSGFDTEAVFFDEDIVKVHQPLVEKFTRLYQENEQRIVIFLCAPPGSGKSTLAAFWQHLSNQNPSIEPLQVLPFDGFHLPNAILEESTIHKNGKDINLKNIKGSYETFNLISLIDKLKQLKNKEPKWPYYDRNIHDPVDDAIQVNQNIVVVEGNWLLLDEPVWNELHHLADFSIFIDTEPKFLQERLVNRKIRGGSSEADALAFYHNSDAINVEKVLQHSVDADLKLFMNRNGSFDIC from the coding sequence ATGAAAGTGAACTTAAATGTTAGTGGGTTTGATACGGAGGCGGTATTTTTTGATGAAGATATTGTCAAAGTCCATCAGCCTTTAGTTGAAAAATTTACTCGCTTATATCAAGAAAACGAACAACGTATTGTGATTTTCCTTTGCGCACCTCCAGGAAGTGGTAAATCAACGTTAGCGGCTTTTTGGCAGCACTTATCCAATCAAAATCCCTCAATTGAGCCGTTGCAAGTTTTACCTTTTGATGGGTTTCATCTCCCTAACGCTATTTTGGAAGAAAGTACTATTCATAAAAATGGCAAAGATATTAACTTGAAAAATATTAAGGGTTCTTATGAAACGTTTAATTTAATTTCATTGATTGATAAATTAAAACAATTGAAAAATAAAGAACCTAAATGGCCATATTACGATAGGAATATTCATGATCCCGTTGATGATGCAATTCAAGTTAATCAAAATATAGTGGTTGTTGAAGGGAATTGGTTATTATTGGATGAGCCAGTTTGGAATGAATTACACCATTTGGCTGATTTTTCTATTTTTATAGATACTGAGCCTAAATTTCTTCAAGAGCGGTTAGTTAATCGGAAAATTCGTGGTGGTAGTAGCGAAGCTGATGCTTTAGCGTTTTATCATAATTCCGATGCCATCAATGTTGAAAAAGTATTGCAGCATTCTGTTGATGCCGATCTTAAATTGTTTATGAACCGTAATGGCTCATTTGATATTTGCTAA
- a CDS encoding MltR family transcriptional regulator, with the protein MSGIHELMEKLDECDNATCFLQISNKIINTELKKLLPNVFVQDKLVMEYAVDPLFKEGGPLVATDVMAKLVFAMGKVSLETYSDIGLYAQMLEYAIAQPEKVSYGDDMVFDFISNQAILSTQQDSFYIESINQLKFSSFETFSQMRYESLIKTVLKLSCEMLLEKIEREINS; encoded by the coding sequence TTGTCAGGTATTCATGAGTTAATGGAAAAGTTGGATGAGTGTGATAACGCTACTTGCTTTCTTCAGATCTCAAATAAAATTATTAATACAGAATTAAAAAAATTACTTCCAAACGTGTTTGTGCAAGATAAGCTCGTTATGGAATATGCAGTTGATCCTCTGTTTAAAGAAGGAGGACCACTGGTGGCGACAGATGTGATGGCTAAATTAGTCTTTGCAATGGGGAAGGTATCATTAGAAACATATTCTGATATTGGTTTATATGCTCAAATGCTGGAATATGCGATCGCTCAACCTGAAAAGGTGTCTTATGGCGATGATATGGTGTTCGACTTTATTAGTAATCAAGCAATACTTTCTACCCAGCAAGATAGCTTTTACATTGAATCAATTAACCAATTAAAATTTTCTTCTTTCGAGACATTCTCTCAGATGAGATATGAATCCCTTATCAAAACAGTTCTCAAACTGTCTTGTGAGATGCTGCTAGAAAAAATCGAAAGGGAAATTAACTCGTAG
- a CDS encoding zinc-binding dehydrogenase encodes MVQTTAAVICGEKNVQLRAFDLPTISDDELLVKNISNSICLSTYKAALLGSKHKRVPENIAEVPVITGHEYAGMIVEVGANLADKFKVGQSFVLQPAMGLPTGYSAGYSYETFGGNATYSIIPKIAIELGCVLPYAGSYFADASLAEPMSCIIGAYNASYHTTQFVYEHDMGIKEGGSLALLACAGPMGIGAIDYAINGPRKPKRVVVTDIDQDRLTRAESLISIEAAQQQGVELIYVNTAQVDDPVSYLKSINDGKGYDDVMVYAAVSQVLEQADELLGNDGCLNFFAGPTDKQFKVPFNFYNVHYEATHIVGTSGGSKDDMIESLDLSSKGKINPSFMITHVGGLQAAPDTILNQLNIPGGKKLIYPHIDLPLTAIDDFKSLAQNEPFFKDLDAILAKDNYVWSAHAEKALLEFYDVSLAV; translated from the coding sequence ATGGTTCAAACTACTGCTGCTGTAATTTGTGGTGAAAAAAATGTTCAACTGAGAGCATTTGACTTACCAACAATCTCTGATGATGAATTACTTGTAAAAAATATCTCGAATAGTATTTGTTTATCAACTTATAAAGCGGCCTTGCTAGGAAGTAAGCACAAGCGTGTACCTGAAAATATTGCAGAAGTTCCTGTGATTACGGGTCATGAATATGCAGGCATGATTGTAGAAGTTGGTGCCAATTTAGCGGATAAATTTAAAGTAGGGCAGTCGTTTGTTCTGCAACCAGCAATGGGGTTACCTACTGGTTACTCGGCAGGCTACAGCTATGAAACCTTTGGTGGTAATGCTACTTATTCGATTATTCCAAAAATTGCGATAGAGCTAGGTTGTGTACTGCCTTATGCCGGTTCGTATTTTGCTGATGCGTCACTTGCTGAGCCAATGTCTTGTATTATAGGGGCTTACAACGCAAGTTATCACACCACTCAGTTTGTGTATGAACATGATATGGGTATTAAAGAAGGTGGTTCGTTGGCTCTGTTAGCCTGTGCTGGACCGATGGGGATTGGCGCGATTGATTACGCAATCAATGGACCAAGAAAACCGAAACGTGTGGTAGTGACTGATATTGACCAAGACCGTCTAACTCGAGCAGAAAGTTTGATTTCGATAGAGGCAGCGCAGCAGCAAGGGGTTGAGTTGATTTATGTGAATACTGCACAAGTTGATGATCCAGTATCTTACCTAAAGTCTATTAACGATGGGAAAGGGTATGATGACGTGATGGTTTATGCGGCTGTTAGCCAGGTGCTAGAACAAGCAGATGAATTGTTAGGCAATGATGGTTGTTTAAACTTCTTTGCCGGGCCGACAGATAAGCAATTTAAAGTCCCTTTTAATTTTTATAACGTGCATTACGAAGCAACGCATATTGTGGGCACTTCGGGTGGCTCAAAAGACGACATGATTGAATCGTTAGACTTGTCCTCGAAAGGGAAAATAAACCCATCCTTTATGATCACACATGTAGGGGGTCTACAAGCTGCGCCGGATACCATTTTAAACCAATTAAATATACCTGGTGGGAAAAAACTGATTTATCCGCATATTGATCTGCCATTAACGGCAATCGATGATTTTAAATCGCTGGCACAGAATGAACCATTTTTTAAAGATCTTGATGCTATTTTAGCCAAAGATAATTATGTCTGGAGTGCTCATGCAGAAAAAGCATTACTCGAGTTCTATGATGTGAGCTTGGCGGTTTAG
- a CDS encoding PTS mannitol transporter subunit IICB, with product MATNVRAKIQAFGGHLTAMVLPNIGAFIAWGFITALFIPTGWMPNEQFAQIVGPMIKYLLPLLIGYTGGQIVGDKRGAVAGAIGTMGVIVGADIPMFVGAMIMGPLSGWFIVQFDKKIEHKIPSGFEMVVNNFSLGIIGMLCCLVAYEVVGPAVTAANLFVKSGIEALVATGYLPLLAVINEPAKVLFLNNAIDQGIYYPLGLQAAAETGKSIFFMVASNPGPGLGLLLAYAKFGEGLSKRSAPSAIIIHFFGGIHELYFPYVLMKPIMILALIAGAATGISTFNLLGAGLVAGPSPGSIFSYLALTPKGGFIGTLAGVASATIVSFLVASLILKMSKSKKSEEAFEQSVTDMKDMKKEGAINTAAATAATPSKKIQYVVFACDAGMGSSAMGASIFRKKLMKAGYEIEVKNFAIEKVPSEADVVVTHESLEDRAIKATGLPVIPIKNFLNDPALNELMSTIEQQQA from the coding sequence ATGGCTACAAATGTTAGGGCAAAAATACAAGCTTTTGGTGGGCATTTGACCGCAATGGTCCTGCCTAATATCGGGGCATTTATTGCTTGGGGCTTTATCACTGCATTATTCATCCCGACGGGTTGGATGCCCAATGAGCAATTTGCTCAGATTGTTGGTCCGATGATTAAGTATCTATTACCGCTATTGATTGGTTATACGGGGGGGCAAATCGTTGGTGACAAGCGCGGTGCGGTTGCAGGTGCTATTGGTACTATGGGGGTGATTGTCGGTGCAGATATTCCAATGTTTGTCGGTGCAATGATAATGGGGCCTTTAAGTGGGTGGTTTATAGTCCAGTTTGATAAAAAAATTGAACATAAAATACCATCTGGTTTTGAAATGGTCGTTAACAATTTCTCACTTGGTATTATTGGGATGCTTTGTTGCTTGGTTGCCTATGAAGTGGTGGGCCCTGCAGTAACCGCAGCTAATTTGTTTGTTAAATCTGGCATTGAAGCATTGGTCGCAACGGGATATTTACCATTACTTGCGGTTATTAATGAGCCCGCTAAGGTATTGTTTTTGAACAATGCTATTGACCAAGGTATCTATTATCCATTAGGGCTACAAGCCGCGGCAGAAACTGGTAAATCCATCTTCTTCATGGTGGCTTCAAATCCTGGCCCTGGCTTAGGCTTATTGCTAGCTTACGCTAAGTTCGGTGAGGGGCTAAGTAAGCGCTCGGCACCAAGTGCCATTATTATTCATTTCTTTGGTGGTATTCATGAACTGTATTTCCCATATGTTTTAATGAAACCAATTATGATCTTAGCGCTAATTGCGGGTGCAGCGACAGGTATTAGCACTTTTAACTTACTAGGTGCAGGTTTAGTTGCAGGTCCAAGTCCTGGTTCTATCTTTTCGTACCTTGCATTGACACCGAAAGGCGGTTTCATTGGAACTCTCGCGGGTGTGGCAAGTGCGACCATAGTCTCTTTCTTAGTTGCTAGCCTTATTTTGAAAATGAGTAAATCGAAAAAATCAGAAGAAGCTTTTGAGCAATCCGTTACCGATATGAAAGATATGAAAAAAGAAGGCGCAATCAATACCGCTGCAGCGACAGCAGCAACGCCATCTAAAAAAATTCAATATGTTGTTTTCGCTTGTGATGCAGGTATGGGGTCAAGTGCGATGGGGGCTTCTATCTTCAGGAAGAAACTGATGAAAGCCGGTTACGAGATTGAAGTTAAAAACTTTGCTATAGAAAAAGTACCGTCGGAGGCTGATGTAGTTGTGACACATGAAAGCCTAGAAGATAGGGCGATAAAAGCCACAGGGTTACCGGTTATTCCGATTAAGAACTTTTTAAACGACCCCGCTCTGAATGAATTGATGTCAACGATTGAACAACAACAAGCCTAA
- a CDS encoding PTS sugar transporter subunit IIA, with translation MLYNLIDHDLIDVIHNQSYEWQEAVKTTTQYLENKGYVSADYADAIIQSTYDNGPYYVLCPGIAMPHARPEAGVLKTGLGIHIFPQPVDFGSDLGPANVLFTLAAKDSDTHIEVIQALSEMLIDEDNITKLSEATSKQEVLELIKQY, from the coding sequence ATGCTATATAACCTAATTGATCACGATCTAATTGATGTTATTCATAATCAGTCATATGAATGGCAAGAAGCCGTTAAAACGACCACCCAATATCTAGAAAATAAGGGTTATGTTTCCGCTGACTATGCTGATGCGATAATCCAGTCAACGTATGATAATGGCCCTTACTATGTACTTTGTCCAGGTATTGCGATGCCACATGCAAGACCTGAAGCTGGTGTTTTAAAAACAGGCTTAGGTATTCACATCTTCCCACAGCCTGTTGATTTCGGTTCAGACCTTGGTCCAGCCAATGTTCTATTTACGCTTGCCGCGAAAGATTCAGATACTCATATTGAAGTAATACAAGCCTTAAGTGAAATGCTTATTGATGAAGATAACATCACTAAGTTATCTGAAGCCACTTCTAAACAAGAAGTACTCGAACTGATTAAGCAGTACTAA
- the galM gene encoding galactose-1-epimerase, whose product MGSLSLPCGVEQLHTNMSAGVYLDGLAAKVITLSNQSGMTATFMDVGATWLSCTVPVADQVREVLLGVDTIEKFQQQTCFLGASVGRYANRIAGAQFELNGQVYSLSQNHEKYCIHGGEMGFDKRRWTVVSQSQDQVVFELNSADGDQGFPGNMQVQLSYTLTDDNQVSIDYQAKVDKACPINLTNHAYFNLQGAKSGVNCLEHKLTISAEQFLASDENSLPTRIKSVVNTGFDFQTEKTLQQDFLFDDEQKLAAGYDHAFIFSTEHLNQLKQVASVVSPDDKVSMHVFTTKPAMQVYSGNYLAQCPSREEAPYQTCDGFALETQYLPDAPNHPEWTFSDSIVQPDQSYHHTTVYQFSF is encoded by the coding sequence ATGGGATCATTATCGTTACCATGCGGTGTGGAACAATTGCACACCAATATGAGCGCAGGAGTCTACCTTGATGGACTCGCTGCCAAGGTGATCACCTTATCCAATCAATCCGGTATGACCGCGACTTTTATGGATGTTGGGGCAACGTGGTTAAGCTGTACCGTTCCGGTTGCCGACCAAGTACGAGAAGTATTGCTTGGGGTTGATACCATCGAGAAGTTTCAGCAGCAAACCTGTTTTCTAGGGGCGAGTGTTGGCCGCTATGCAAACCGAATTGCCGGCGCTCAATTTGAACTTAATGGACAGGTTTATTCACTATCACAAAACCATGAAAAATATTGTATTCATGGTGGCGAAATGGGGTTTGATAAGCGCCGTTGGACAGTGGTAAGTCAATCACAAGACCAAGTGGTGTTTGAACTTAACTCCGCCGATGGCGATCAAGGCTTTCCGGGGAATATGCAGGTGCAGTTAAGCTATACGCTCACCGATGACAATCAAGTGTCGATAGACTATCAGGCCAAGGTCGATAAAGCGTGTCCAATTAACTTAACTAATCATGCTTATTTTAATCTACAAGGCGCGAAAAGTGGCGTCAATTGCTTAGAGCATAAGCTGACTATATCAGCCGAGCAGTTTCTTGCAAGTGATGAGAATAGCTTGCCGACGCGCATAAAATCGGTCGTGAATACGGGTTTTGATTTTCAAACTGAAAAAACATTACAGCAAGACTTTTTGTTTGATGATGAGCAAAAATTGGCCGCTGGTTATGATCATGCCTTTATTTTCTCAACTGAACATTTGAATCAACTGAAACAAGTTGCAAGCGTGGTGTCGCCAGATGACAAGGTCAGCATGCACGTGTTTACCACTAAGCCTGCGATGCAAGTTTACAGTGGTAATTATTTAGCTCAGTGTCCCTCACGCGAGGAAGCTCCGTATCAAACATGTGATGGTTTTGCGTTAGAGACTCAATACTTACCTGATGCACCGAATCACCCTGAATGGACGTTTAGCGACAGTATCGTGCAGCCAGATCAGTCATACCACCACACTACGGTATATCAATTTAGTTTTTGA
- the galK gene encoding galactokinase yields MNERTQKLIEAVNGAFELIFNYAATHIIQAPGRVNLIGEHTDYNDGFVLPCAIDYQTLVAASKRDDNIVRVVAVDFDNQVNEFDISKPLEFDHDVMWVNYIRGVIDCLQKRGYEFTGADIAVSGNVPQGAGLSSSAALEVVIGQTFKTLYELNISQQDIALNGQQAENQFVGCNCGIMDQLISAEGKRNHSLLIDCRSLETKAVSMPEDMAIVIINSNKKRGLVDSEYNTRRQQCEAAADFFNVKALRDVSIEQFMQREAELDQVVAKRARHVITENDRTEEAAIALRNHDMARLAVLMEQSHVSMRDDFDITCPEVDAIVDIVKDVLGTQGGVRMTGGGFGGCVVSLVPPSLVDAVKAAVEAQYQAKTGLKETIYVCKAMDGAGVITTETR; encoded by the coding sequence ATGAACGAACGTACTCAAAAGTTAATAGAAGCCGTTAATGGCGCATTTGAACTGATTTTTAACTACGCCGCGACGCACATTATTCAAGCGCCAGGCCGTGTGAACTTAATTGGTGAACATACCGATTATAATGATGGTTTTGTGCTGCCGTGCGCGATTGATTACCAAACCTTGGTGGCAGCCTCTAAGCGTGATGACAACATCGTGCGTGTGGTAGCGGTGGATTTTGATAACCAAGTGAATGAGTTTGATATTTCCAAACCACTCGAATTTGATCATGATGTGATGTGGGTTAACTACATTCGCGGCGTGATTGATTGTTTGCAAAAACGTGGTTATGAATTTACGGGTGCCGATATTGCAGTGAGCGGCAATGTGCCACAAGGGGCGGGATTAAGCTCTTCGGCAGCATTAGAAGTGGTGATTGGGCAGACATTTAAAACCCTGTACGAGCTTAACATCTCACAACAAGATATCGCCTTAAATGGTCAGCAAGCCGAAAACCAATTTGTTGGGTGTAACTGCGGCATTATGGACCAGCTTATTTCGGCTGAAGGTAAACGTAACCATTCATTATTGATTGATTGTCGCTCGCTAGAAACAAAAGCGGTATCCATGCCAGAAGATATGGCGATTGTGATCATTAACTCGAATAAAAAACGCGGCTTAGTTGACAGCGAATACAACACTCGCCGCCAGCAATGTGAAGCAGCCGCCGACTTTTTCAATGTGAAAGCATTGCGTGATGTGTCGATTGAGCAATTTATGCAACGTGAAGCCGAGCTAGACCAAGTGGTAGCCAAACGCGCTCGTCATGTGATCACCGAAAACGATCGAACAGAAGAAGCGGCGATTGCATTAAGAAATCACGACATGGCACGTTTAGCGGTACTGATGGAACAATCGCATGTGTCTATGCGCGATGATTTTGATATCACTTGCCCAGAAGTTGATGCGATTGTTGATATTGTGAAAGACGTGCTTGGCACTCAAGGTGGCGTACGCATGACGGGCGGCGGCTTTGGTGGTTGTGTGGTTTCTCTGGTTCCACCGTCTTTAGTTGATGCAGTAAAAGCGGCAGTGGAAGCACAATATCAAGCTAAAACGGGCTTAAAAGAAACCATCTATGTGTGTAAAGCAATGGATGGCGCTGGCGTTATTACAACTGAGACTCGTTAA
- a CDS encoding UDP-glucose--hexose-1-phosphate uridylyltransferase: MTTEFNPIDHPHRRYNPLTGQWILVSPHRAKRPWSGQDEKPVTASIKPYQDDCFLCPTNTRISGDVNPDYKGTFVFQNDFAALMPDSPDAPPSTNPLFKTQGVRGLSRVICFSPDHSKTLPELPVSQIRNVVDTWNEQIEELGQDYLWVQAFENKGEAMGCSQPHPHGQIWANSFLPNEIERKDKNLRDYYQQHGTNLLVDYVQSELQDGARTVVETEHWIAVVPYWAAWPFETMLLPKTHIKRMNDLSDAQRDDLALAIKQLTCRYDNLFQCSFPYSMGWHYAPFFENDDSIEDKGTEHWQLHALFYPPLLRSATVKKFMVGYEMLAESQRDLTAEQAAERLRALSSQHYKDAQ; encoded by the coding sequence ATGACAACAGAATTTAACCCCATTGATCATCCACATCGCCGCTACAATCCATTAACTGGGCAGTGGATCTTAGTGTCTCCTCATCGCGCCAAACGCCCGTGGAGTGGTCAAGATGAGAAACCTGTGACCGCCAGCATTAAGCCATATCAAGACGATTGCTTTTTATGCCCAACCAATACCCGAATTTCTGGCGATGTGAATCCTGATTATAAAGGCACCTTTGTGTTCCAAAACGACTTTGCCGCCTTAATGCCAGATTCACCGGATGCGCCACCGTCCACAAATCCGTTATTTAAAACCCAAGGGGTACGCGGGTTAAGCCGAGTGATTTGCTTCTCGCCCGATCACAGCAAAACCCTGCCGGAATTACCCGTGTCACAGATCCGTAATGTGGTCGACACATGGAATGAGCAAATTGAAGAATTAGGTCAAGATTACCTATGGGTGCAAGCGTTTGAAAATAAAGGTGAGGCAATGGGCTGTTCGCAACCTCATCCGCATGGACAAATCTGGGCTAATAGCTTTTTGCCTAACGAAATCGAGCGTAAAGATAAAAATCTGCGTGATTATTACCAACAACATGGCACCAACTTATTAGTCGATTATGTGCAAAGTGAGCTGCAAGATGGCGCGCGTACTGTAGTAGAAACCGAGCATTGGATCGCCGTGGTCCCTTATTGGGCGGCGTGGCCATTTGAAACCATGTTACTGCCAAAAACGCACATCAAACGTATGAATGATCTCAGCGATGCACAACGTGATGACTTGGCACTCGCGATCAAACAACTCACTTGTCGTTACGATAATTTATTCCAATGTTCCTTCCCGTACTCAATGGGGTGGCATTACGCGCCATTTTTTGAAAATGATGATTCAATAGAAGATAAAGGTACTGAACATTGGCAATTGCATGCTTTGTTTTATCCACCATTGTTGCGCTCTGCGACGGTTAAAAAATTCATGGTGGGCTATGAAATGCTGGCAGAAAGTCAGCGCGATCTCACCGCAGAACAAGCAGCAGAAAGATTACGTGCATTAAGCAGTCAACATTATAAAGATGCACAATAA
- the galE gene encoding UDP-glucose 4-epimerase GalE, whose product MKVLVTGGLGYIGSHTCVQLINAGHQPIALDNLTNSKLEVLNRIEALTGTKPEFYQGDVRDEAFLDQVFSEQANSNQPIDAVIHFAGLKAVGESVAKPLEYYDNNVNGSLVLARSMRTAGVKNIVFSSSATVYGDPAQVPITESSPTGATTNPYGRSKYIIEECFSDLFDAEKDWSITLLRYFNPVGAHPSGTMGEDPQGMPNNLMPFIAQVAVGRRDKLAVFGDDYATPDGTGVRDYIHVMDLADGHLAAINALTNKAGLHIYNLGTGQGSSVLDMVNAFSSACGHQVAYEIKPRRAGDIAECWASTEKAEQDLGWKATRDVAEMSADTWRWQSNNPNGYDS is encoded by the coding sequence ATGAAAGTTTTAGTCACGGGTGGGTTAGGGTATATCGGCAGTCATACTTGTGTGCAGTTAATCAACGCTGGGCATCAGCCAATTGCATTAGATAACTTAACCAACAGCAAGTTAGAGGTTTTAAATCGCATTGAAGCGCTAACCGGCACCAAGCCTGAATTTTATCAAGGTGATGTGCGTGATGAAGCTTTCTTAGATCAGGTCTTTAGTGAACAAGCCAATAGCAACCAACCTATTGATGCGGTGATCCATTTTGCAGGTCTAAAAGCGGTCGGGGAGTCGGTTGCCAAGCCTTTGGAATACTACGATAACAACGTGAATGGTTCTTTGGTGTTAGCGCGCAGTATGCGTACCGCAGGGGTGAAAAATATTGTATTCAGTTCATCGGCGACTGTGTATGGCGATCCTGCTCAAGTACCGATCACCGAGTCGTCACCAACAGGTGCCACCACCAACCCTTATGGTCGCAGTAAATACATTATTGAAGAATGCTTTAGCGATCTGTTTGACGCTGAAAAGGATTGGAGCATTACCTTGTTGCGTTATTTCAATCCTGTTGGCGCGCATCCATCTGGCACGATGGGGGAAGATCCTCAAGGTATGCCGAATAACCTCATGCCATTTATTGCGCAAGTGGCCGTTGGTCGTCGTGATAAATTGGCGGTATTTGGCGATGATTATGCCACCCCAGATGGCACCGGTGTGCGTGACTACATTCATGTTATGGACCTAGCCGATGGGCATTTGGCCGCCATTAATGCACTGACGAATAAAGCCGGTTTGCATATCTATAATCTAGGAACTGGCCAAGGCAGCAGCGTATTGGATATGGTCAATGCATTCTCTAGCGCTTGCGGGCATCAAGTGGCGTATGAAATCAAACCACGTCGCGCGGGTGATATTGCCGAATGCTGGGCAAGTACAGAAAAAGCAGAACAAGATTTAGGCTGGAAAGCCACGCGAGATGTGGCAGAAATGAGCGCAGATACTTGGCGTTGGCAGTCGAATAACCCTAATGGCTATGATTCGTAA